From Terriglobales bacterium, the proteins below share one genomic window:
- a CDS encoding PilZ domain-containing protein has product MDMATNSSLKPRYQATLAVINVARPVVEVLQQCFRQCRIDTQASSPSVEQLQTSAFDACAIRLDAGAEAYLQALRAADGNRRCLVYGFGSIEEALRLSEYGVNCLFEGGAGADAIAREVENTYLLLLRQLRRYVRLPLITGMKAVTPHRGTLTGVTREISGGGLSAYAVEGLAVADTAQLLLGLPGLSGLEIPAVVCWCLETQRTTGFQFRPCNDRLRLKAWIDGYLGME; this is encoded by the coding sequence ATGGACATGGCCACGAACTCCTCCCTCAAGCCGCGCTACCAGGCCACCCTGGCGGTGATCAACGTCGCTCGCCCGGTGGTGGAGGTGCTGCAGCAGTGCTTCCGACAGTGCCGTATCGACACCCAGGCGTCCTCGCCCTCGGTGGAGCAGCTCCAGACCTCGGCCTTCGATGCCTGCGCCATTCGCCTGGATGCCGGCGCCGAGGCCTATCTGCAAGCGCTGCGCGCGGCCGACGGCAACCGCCGCTGCCTGGTCTATGGCTTCGGCTCGATCGAAGAGGCGCTGCGGCTCTCCGAGTACGGCGTCAACTGCCTCTTCGAAGGCGGGGCGGGCGCGGACGCCATCGCCCGCGAGGTGGAGAACACCTACCTGCTGCTGCTGCGCCAGTTGCGGCGCTACGTGCGCCTGCCGCTGATCACGGGGATGAAGGCGGTGACACCCCACCGCGGGACGCTGACCGGGGTGACGCGCGAGATCAGCGGCGGGGGACTGTCGGCCTACGCGGTGGAGGGGCTGGCGGTGGCGGACACGGCGCAGCTCCTGCTCGGCCTGCCCGGGCTCTCCGGCCTGGAGATCCCCGCCGTGGTGTGCTGGTGCCTGGAGACGCAGCGCACTACCGGCTTCCAGTTCCGCCCCTGCAACGACCGCCTACGGCTGAAGGCGTGGATCGACGGATACCTGGGGATGGAGTAG